GGTATCTCCCTTAGGAGCCTGTGGATCCTTCCGTTCTGAACAAAAAATCCCATAAATCCAGCCGTCTTCGTGGACCGTAAGACGCATGTCATAGACATTTACATCGGGATTTTCTGTCTGGGGTAGTTCGATGGGATAATCGTGGAAACGGAAATGGTCGATCCCATTGGGGCTTTCTGCGAGGGCAAAAAAGCTTTTGCGATCCGCCCCTTCCACCCGTACCATGAGGTAGTATTTCCCTTCCCACAGGAGGGCCCCCGCATTAAACGTCGCATTGATACCCATCCGTTCCATAAGATAGGGGTTGGTTTGGGGATTAAGATCATAGCGCCAGAAGAGAGGAGTGTGGGCCGCCGTGAGGACCGGGTATTTATATCGAAGATAAATACCATTGCCGGGATAGATAGGTTCGTTAGGCCGATTGATGAGAGCCTCATATTCAGCCTGTAGCAGGGTAAGTCGGTCTTTAAAATTTTGCATCATCATAGAAGCGTTCCTTGTGTATTAGGGTGATTTATAATGTAGCGGCAGGTTTTGCCCGCCGTATCAGTTCCATGCAGCAGCGGCCGTTATGATAGGAAGCTTTCCAGTTTCCTCCCTTGGGTTGAGAAAGGTCGGGAATGCCCTCTCTGCTGACCGCCCAGAACCATTCTCCATCGATGGGGTCGATCTGGAATTGACTGATCCAGTTTTTTACCTGATAGGCCGCATCAAGAAAAGCCGACTTGCCACTAAGCTGGTAGGCATTTATGTACCCCACCAGGGCTTCTGCCTGACACCACCAGATCCGGGTATGGTCCCGATGGTTCCCGTGGTGTTCGTTGTCCAGGGCCCCGGAGGAGGGCTTTCCTGAGAAACCTTTCGGCGGTTCCTTGAGTTCCCCCTGGGGCTTCTCCGGGGAATCGAAGCCTTCTTGCAGAGAAACCTCCGCCATTCTTACGGCGGTGTCCCGGTAGAATTGTACGGCCCCTGTACTCAGGTCTCCACCACTTGCAAGGGTTTCGGCCGCTTCCCACAGGAGCCAGCTTGCTTCAATATCATGACCATAGGAAATGAGGGGTTCGCCCAGGGGACGCCAGGTTTCATCAAAATAAAGGATGAGGTGCCCCTCTTTCCCTAAAATATGCTGCGTTGTGATTTCGAGGAGATCGCGAAGGCTTTCTGCTACCTGATGGGGGGAGACTATCCCTTCCTTCTGGGGGAGCTTTTTTTCTTCGTGGCTCATCTCGCGAAATTTCGCCTTGGGTTCCGATTCTTGCTGGTGGGCCCTTAGGTGTTGTAACAGCCGGTAGTAGGTGGTGTAGGCCTCGAGGACATGGAGGTTCGTGTTCATCGATTTCTGGCAATTCATATCCCGGGGCGAAAGCCGCATGTCATCGGTTACCGACCAATCCTGACTGCGGGCTTCCCAGTAGCCCCCATATGTTGGATCCCGGCCATAGGTTTCCATCAAGGTAAAAAGCCTATGGGCGAGTTGAAGTACCGCGGGAAGTTCTGTTTCCCGGTGAACATCTAGGGTTCTTTGTAAGGAAGGCGAAAAAACCGAGGTATATCTTGTTTTTTCTAGGAGCCGAGAGGAGGATGCCTCTGGCGAAGGGGCCTCTTTGGCGCCTCCTTCCAGCAAAGCCAGGGCATACTCGCTTAACCCATAGAGGGCAAAGGCCTGCCCATATAACTGTTTCTTGGCAACCTCTGGCTTCCCATCGGGATGGACCGTCCAGAAGACCCCACCGTGCACGGGGTCCACATACTGCTGGCGCAACACCTGGTAGGCATAGGTAGCCATTTCGAGGTACCGCGGCCGATATTGGGGAAAAAGTCGGCTTGCGGCACTGTAGGTCCACAGATGCCGGGCCGTCATTACCACCGATCGGGGAACAGAGGAATTTCCCCGCCGCTGGTTATCCAACTCGCCATAAAAGCCAGGATGCTCTGGATCCCGGCCATAGCACTCCCAGAAGGGAAGAATATGGCCTACAAGTTCCTGCTCTCCCCATAGGGCAAAAGGCCCAAGACCCTCAGTAACGTACGAATGGTCCATCATGGTTCCTTTATACAAAGAGGGCCCTTATAACCGGTTGTCCAGGACAAAACGGACCACTTCGTCAATTTTGCCAAAGGCAAGACCGGTTACCGTATCGGCACAGCCGTAATAAATGGCCAGGCGCCCCGTGTCCTTATCCACCAGGGCCGCACAGGGGAAGGTTACGTTGGGTACATCTCCGACGCATTCGTAGTCCCGTTGAGGGGAAAGAAGGTATGGTCGGGCCCGGGCAATAACTTTCCAGGGTTTTTCTAAATCCAGAAGGGCCGCACTAAAGGAATAGACAAAACCATTACAACTGGTAAGTACCCCATGGTATATGAGGAGCCATCCTTCTGAGGTCTCAATGGGAACAGGTCCCGCTCCTATTTTGGTGCTTTGCCAGGGACTTTCGCTCCCTAAGGGGCCCATCACATGACGATGCTTCCCCCAGTACACCAGGTCGGGGCTTTCGGAGTAAAAAATATCCCCAAAGGGGGTGTGGCCTGAATCGCTGGGCCTGCTGAGCATAGCGTAGTTTTTGCCGATCTTCCGGGGAAAGAGAACCCCGTTTCGATTGTAGGGCATGAGAGGATTTTCCATCTGGTAGAATTTCTTAAAATCGAAGGTGTAACCGAGCCCAATACTTGCCCCATGGTATCCATTACACCACATGATGTAGTATCGATCTTCGATAAAGATTACCCGGGGATCGTACTTGTATTCCGAATCGGGAAGTTCCGGATCGGTTTTAATAAATTGAATGG
The window above is part of the Treponema sp. J25 genome. Proteins encoded here:
- a CDS encoding AGE family epimerase/isomerase; this encodes MMDHSYVTEGLGPFALWGEQELVGHILPFWECYGRDPEHPGFYGELDNQRRGNSSVPRSVVMTARHLWTYSAASRLFPQYRPRYLEMATYAYQVLRQQYVDPVHGGVFWTVHPDGKPEVAKKQLYGQAFALYGLSEYALALLEGGAKEAPSPEASSSRLLEKTRYTSVFSPSLQRTLDVHRETELPAVLQLAHRLFTLMETYGRDPTYGGYWEARSQDWSVTDDMRLSPRDMNCQKSMNTNLHVLEAYTTYYRLLQHLRAHQQESEPKAKFREMSHEEKKLPQKEGIVSPHQVAESLRDLLEITTQHILGKEGHLILYFDETWRPLGEPLISYGHDIEASWLLWEAAETLASGGDLSTGAVQFYRDTAVRMAEVSLQEGFDSPEKPQGELKEPPKGFSGKPSSGALDNEHHGNHRDHTRIWWCQAEALVGYINAYQLSGKSAFLDAAYQVKNWISQFQIDPIDGEWFWAVSREGIPDLSQPKGGNWKASYHNGRCCMELIRRAKPAATL
- a CDS encoding glycoside hydrolase family 130 protein encodes the protein MSNSLIRNGMSLPNMPWEEPPKQGRKEVLWRYSGNPVIRRDATARSNSIFNSAVVPFNGAFAGVFRCDDTARRMNIHAGFSQDGINWKIEDEPIQFIKTDPELPDSEYKYDPRVIFIEDRYYIMWCNGYHGASIGLGYTFDFKKFYQMENPLMPYNRNGVLFPRKIGKNYAMLSRPSDSGHTPFGDIFYSESPDLVYWGKHRHVMGPLGSESPWQSTKIGAGPVPIETSEGWLLIYHGVLTSCNGFVYSFSAALLDLEKPWKVIARARPYLLSPQRDYECVGDVPNVTFPCAALVDKDTGRLAIYYGCADTVTGLAFGKIDEVVRFVLDNRL